Proteins from a genomic interval of Bradysia coprophila strain Holo2 chromosome X, BU_Bcop_v1, whole genome shotgun sequence:
- the LOC119084423 gene encoding uncharacterized protein LOC119084423 isoform X1, translating into MCKIAIILLLVSASSHVNSHGRLWRPLNRSSVWRDPAFASFNLPQNYDDMQLWCGSVHQPDNPGMICGVCGDPLSQVQPRDNEIGGRWYRGIITERYTAGSVIEIEVQITAAHSGFMEFRLCTNPQSGETQACFNQHLLQRADGQGSRVPVDRGAGWYNTRFRLPIGVRCDHCVIQWNYRAGNDWGLCPNGTGALGCGPQETFRGCADVSIS; encoded by the exons ATGTGCAAAATTGCAATAATTCTTCTTTTGGTCTCGGCCTCTTCTCACGTCAATTCACATGGACGCCTCTGGAGACCATTAAATCGATC ATCTGTTTGGAGAGATCCAGCATTCGCATCTTTCAACCTACCCCAAAACTATGACGATATGCAATTGTGGTGCGGATCAGTTCATCAGCCAGACAATCCTGGTATGATATGTGGTGTCTGTGGCGATCCTTTGTCTCAAGTTCAACCGAGAGATAACGAAATAGGAGGTAGATGGTATCGAGGAATTATAACCGAAAGATACACCGCCGGAAGt GTAATCGAAATCGAAGTGCAAATTACTGCTGCCCATTCCGGGTTCATGGAGTTCAGATTGTGCACTAATCCTCAATCTGGTGAAACACAGGCGTGTTTCAATCAACATCTTTTACAACGCGCTGATGGACAAGGATCACGAGTACCTGTCGATCGTGGAGCTGGCTGGTATAACACTCGGTTCCGTCTTCCAATTGGTGTAAGATGTGACCACTGTGTGATACAATGGAATTATAGAGCCG GTAACGATTGGGGTCTGTGTCCTAATGGTACTGGAG CTTTGGGCTGTGGACCGCAAGAAACATTCCGTGGCTGTGCAGATGTTAGCATTTCATAA
- the LOC119084423 gene encoding uncharacterized protein LOC119084423 isoform X2: MQLWCGSVHQPDNPGMICGVCGDPLSQVQPRDNEIGGRWYRGIITERYTAGSVIEIEVQITAAHSGFMEFRLCTNPQSGETQACFNQHLLQRADGQGSRVPVDRGAGWYNTRFRLPIGVRCDHCVIQWNYRAGNDWGLCPNGTGALGCGPQETFRGCADVSIS, from the exons ATGCAATTGTGGTGCGGATCAGTTCATCAGCCAGACAATCCTGGTATGATATGTGGTGTCTGTGGCGATCCTTTGTCTCAAGTTCAACCGAGAGATAACGAAATAGGAGGTAGATGGTATCGAGGAATTATAACCGAAAGATACACCGCCGGAAGt GTAATCGAAATCGAAGTGCAAATTACTGCTGCCCATTCCGGGTTCATGGAGTTCAGATTGTGCACTAATCCTCAATCTGGTGAAACACAGGCGTGTTTCAATCAACATCTTTTACAACGCGCTGATGGACAAGGATCACGAGTACCTGTCGATCGTGGAGCTGGCTGGTATAACACTCGGTTCCGTCTTCCAATTGGTGTAAGATGTGACCACTGTGTGATACAATGGAATTATAGAGCCG GTAACGATTGGGGTCTGTGTCCTAATGGTACTGGAG CTTTGGGCTGTGGACCGCAAGAAACATTCCGTGGCTGTGCAGATGTTAGCATTTCATAA
- the LOC119084417 gene encoding peroxiredoxin-6, with amino-acid sequence MNIGDTFPNFGANTTVGPIDFYEWLGDSWGILFSHPADYTPVCTTELSRVAKLVPEFQSRNVKPIALSCDSVASHQGWISDIISYGNLPTDNPFPYPIIDDEKRELAHQFQMLDKDEIGKSGLPLTCRAVFIVDAKKKLRAKILYPATTGRNFDEILRVIDSMQLTDTNKVATPENWKKGDSCMVLPTVKDEDIPSLYPNGVEVIEVPSGKKYLRKTQCP; translated from the exons atgaatattGGCGATACATTCCCTAATTTTGGAGCAAACACAACTGTCGGACCGATCGATTTTTACGAGTGGCTTGGTGATTC TTGGGGTATCCTTTTTTCACATCCGGCTGACTACACTCCAGTTTGTACGACCGAATTGTCGCGAGTAGCTAAACTCGTCCCGGAATTTCAAAGCAGAAATGTGAAACCAATTGCCCTTTCTTGTGATAGTGTTGCTTCACATCAAGGATGGATCTCTGATATTATCTCTTATGGCA ATCTTCCCACCGACAATCCGTTTCCATACCCGATAATTGATGATGAGAAACGAGAACTGGCCcatcaatttcaaatgttGGACAAAGATGAAATTGGTAAATCTGGTTTGCCGTTGACGTGTCGAGCTGTATTTATTGTTGATGCGAAAAAGAAGTTGCGTGCAAAGATCTTGTATCCGGCTACCACTGGCAGAAACTTTGA tgaaattctgCGTGTGATCGATTCAATGCAGTTGACTGATACAAATAAAGTTGCTACGCCGGAGAATTGGAAG aAAGGCGACTCTTGCATGGTTCTCCCAACAGTAAAAGATGAGGATATTCCTTCGTTGTATCCAAACGGAGTTGAGGTGATTGAAGTTCCTTCCGGCAAAAAGTACTTACGAAAGACTCAATGCCCATAG
- the LOC119084379 gene encoding C-mannosyltransferase dpy-19 homolog: MISDTGSNKPLLIASQALIGMGLFFVHVFHVSSVFESETNFSNLDNVGRELIFKSDHALYYSYYKTIADAPDFMSGFNKLLRDNRTEYPSSLNTIYRFHIFPEIVLGYLYKYFMAVTTYFEISTKTCLFIDGYASCEGLGVPIYFYLEAVWYMGGFAVFVLFMYATHLSGNMVGGLAAVTYYFTIHNDATRIHRYPAARENFAYPFILSQMLYLSICIKSDHYIYSQNKSTKRTTCIMITKLAINSTLAVLSWHFSQYIFGAQSIIMYTLLQFDMISFNLFSDYVISQFVSNMIAYYVMLENEKFFPSIHMTILFTLLLFASMFKLRKKPYDARESLFRRIYMDYVFNFLFVLIIFCDILRAIYGENFRDSVDMLYKDIILSKLRIKPSSFNTLVYLCNAEMGFIDMDTLKTYNKLFVGKFFGVFIVIFLSKWLQKRREINENNEDKKERAKNYLIEDYLEENRVSMKDLVNTDMDKEIKACLEALKKCNYDYEKYKREKLKNVRTKVDERAAFLKDVQKFKEEISEKEKTSGQSVNAKFAVEKDSSDTNKEDEPEASNEDNKEDASKKDSEETKSDSQTDNEAKAPRKEDENVGVIYRDHFIQPHYFYNVLQTFVFLMMAGLVVKLKYLLTPFMCLMASSLPPKSWFPNATYRYWFVYLFLVFCSIAETGIENVQNQYERRGYSDHQLKQAVDWINVNTDADAVFAGPADLVATIMLTTGRPVVNHSRLEFFNMRERTKLVYSMFSKQPYTQIYNQLSRLEIQYIIVPFNECISSKRSCKILDIWDNIEPENRDNIPLCAELFKKSNPNFLRVFMNEEYFILKLFSQYVQVEFGKNSLTELSM, from the exons atgatttcGGATACGGGAAGTAATAAACCTTTGCTGATTGCATCCCAAGCATTGATTG GTATGGGACTGTTCTTCGTTCATGTGTTTCACGTTAGTTCTGTGTTCGaaagtgaaacaaattttagCAACTTAGACAATGTCGGCCGAGAACTGATCTTCAAGTCCGATCATGCCCTATATTATTCATACTACAAGACAATTGCCGATGCGCCGGATTTTATGAGCGGATTCAATAAACTGTTACGAGACAACCGCACGGAATATCCCAGTTCGCTGAACACAATTTATCGATTCCACATTTTTCCAGAAATTGTTTTAGG ATACCTCTACAAGTATTTTATGGCTGTAACCACCTACTTCGAAATCTCCACGAAAACGTGTCTGTTTATTGATGGATATGCTAGCTGTGAGGGATTGGGAGTACCAATTTATTTCTACTTGGAAGCAGTTTGGTATATGGGTGGTTTCGCcgtttttgtgttatttatgTACGCTACGCATCTCAG CGGTAACATGGTTGGTGGGCTGGCAGCTGTCACATACTACTTTACTATTCACAACGATGCCACAAGGATCCATAGATATCCGGCCGCTAGAGAGAATTTCGCTTATCCATTCATATTGTCACAGATGCTTTACTTGTCTATTTGTATCAAATCGGATCACTACATATACTCTCAGAACAAGTCCACCAAACGGACCACCTGCATAATG ATCACCAAATTGGCAATCAATTCAACGTTAGCCGTATTGTCGTGGCATTTTTCGCAATACATATTCGGAGCCCAGAGTATCATCATGTATACGTTGCTGCAATTCGACATGATTTCGTTCAATCTGTTCTCGGACTATGTCATCTCTCAGTTCGTGTCGAATATGATAGCTTACTATGTGATGCTGGAAAATGAGAAATTCTTTCCATCGATTCACATGACCATTTTGTTCACATTGCTTCTGTTCGCGTCCATGTTCAAATTACGTAAAAAACCGTATGACGCCAGAGAATCGTTATTCCGTCGCATTTACATGGACTACGTATTCAACTTCCTGTTTGTGTTGatcattttttgtgatattttgcGGGCAATTTATGGGGAGAATTTCAGGGACAGTGTGGACATGCTGTACAAGGACATCATACTGTCCAAACTTCGCATAAAACCGTCGTCGTTTAACACATTGGTTTATCTGTGCAATGCCGAAATGGGATTCATTGACATGGATACATTGAAAACGTACAACAAATTGTTTGTGGGAAAGTTTTTCGGCGTCTTCATCGTCATTTTCCTATCCAAATGGTTGCAGAAGCGTCGTGAAATCAACGAAAACAACGAAGACAAGAAGGAGAGagcgaaaaattatttgattgaaGATTACTTGGAAGAGAATCGAGTTTCGATGAAAGATTTAGTCAACACTGACATGGACAAAGAGATTAAGGCTTGTTTGGAAGCATTGAAGAAATGCAATTACGATTATGAGAAATACAAACGCGAGAAACTGAAAAACGTTCGCACAAAGGTTGACGAACGGGCGGCATTTTTGAAAGATGTGCAGAAATTCAAAGAAGAAATTTCGGAAAAGGAGAAGACATCTGGCCAAAGTGTGAACGCTAAGTTCGCGGTTGAAAAAGACTCTAGCGACACGAACAAAGAAGACGAACCAGAAGCTTCGAATGAAGATAACAAAGAAGATGCAAGCAAAAAAGACAGCGAAGAAACAAAATCGGATAGTCAGACTGATAATGAAGCGAAGGCGCCACGAAAGGAGGATGAAAACGTGGGCGTTATTTATCGAGATCATTTCATTCAGCCACATTATTTCTACAATGTGCTGCAAACATTTG TATTCCTTATGATGGCTGGTTTGGTtgtgaaattaaaatatttactgaCACCATTCATGTGTTTGATGGCATCGTCGTTACCACCTAAAAGTTGGTTTCCCAATGCAACTTATCGTTATTGGTTCGTCTACCTCTTCTTGGTATTTTGCAGCATTGCCGAGACGGGAATAGAG AACGTTCAAAATCAGTACGAGAGAAGAGGATACAGCGATCATCAATTGAAACAAGCAGTAGATTGGATCAATGTAAATACAGATGCGGATGCAGTATTTGCAGGGCCAGCTGATTTAGTGGCTACAATAATGTTAACTACTGGTCGCCCCGTAGTCAATCATTCAAgactagaattttttaatatgaG AGAGCGAACGAAATTAGTGTATTCAATGTTCAGCAAGCAGCCGTATACACAAATTTACAATCAACTGTCTCGACTAGAAATACAATACATAATTGTACCGTTTAACGAATGCATATCTTCTAAAAG AAGCTGCAAAATTCTTGACATTTGGGACAACATTGAACCGGAGAATCGAGACAATATTCCATTGTGTGCTGAATTGTTCAAAAAGAGCAATCCAAACTTTCTGCGAGTGTTTATGAACGAggaatatttcattttgaaattgttttcgcAATACGTTCAAGTCGAGTTCGGAAAGAACAGTCTCACCGAATTGAGTATGTAA
- the LOC119084439 gene encoding UPF0184 protein CG14818, producing MSDQNDSSQEYNSMSPKSGKDGKTTSTGPGPIATDAVEEDLNEIDSVDSNLDSINSVLDFIEQRTDNIRAQLLELLTSSREIRQSIIEENGQSLKDEANKNQNNDGMDMS from the exons atgtCTGACCAAAACGATTCGAGCCAGGAATATAATAGCATGTCGCCAAAGAGTGGAAAAGATGGTAAGACAACGAGCACGGGACCCGGTCCAATCGCAACGGATGCCGTCGAAGAAGATCTGAACG AAATTGATAGCGTCGACTCTAATCTGGATTCCATAAATTCGGTTCTTGATTTCATCGAGCAACGAACGGATAACATTAGAGCTCAGCTCTTGGAACTGTTAACATCGAGTCGTGAGATACGACAATCGATTATTGAGGAGAATGGTCAAAGTTTGAAGGACGAGGcgaacaaaaatcaaaataacgATGGAATGGACATGTCATAA